One Desulfobulbus oligotrophicus DNA segment encodes these proteins:
- the ftsH gene encoding ATP-dependent zinc metalloprotease FtsH, with protein MNNPVQLGLLLLTLTIIGIAGYNVYLLETTPPERSYAEFLSDLEQGNIKKVHFKGQMLTGEDRFSRTFGTFAPDIATLLPRLLEHDIHITGESDRESGTSGMLKILLPGVLIFAGWMIFNKKFTSEKSGGRRSSRFTPIKGERVTFADVAGINEAKEELQEIVEFLKNPAKYSRLGGRIPKGALLQGPPGTGKTLLAKAIAGEASVAFFSIGGSDFVEMFAGVGASRVRELFAEAKKNTPCLIFIDEIDAIGGRRSGGESSGASDERNQTLNALLVEMDGFGTNDTVIMLAATNRPDILDPALLRPGRFDRQITLSLPDVKGRLKILEVHAGKITTAQAIDLPAIARSTPGFSGAEIANLVNEAALMAARYNKTEVDMDDFEEAKDKIIMGLERKSIVLSEQDRRLTAYHEAGHAIVGLLMEETDPLHKITIIPRGQAMGLTQQLPLDDRLTYSREYLLNRISILMGGRAAESLVFGRITTGASNDIAQATDIATRLICEWGMSAELGPIAYRRSTDDFLGSSAQNTEHSELTAQHIDREISRIIGDCYEQAASLLKKHNRFLHTLAEVLLLNETMDAEEVDIVYRNYLNEQDLEHTLIKTSINTHANNSYQQTEDIQ; from the coding sequence ATGAACAACCCGGTTCAGCTTGGCCTGCTCCTTCTGACCCTGACAATAATCGGGATAGCCGGCTACAATGTCTATCTGCTTGAAACAACTCCCCCGGAACGGAGCTATGCCGAATTTCTCAGCGACCTTGAGCAGGGCAATATTAAAAAAGTCCACTTCAAAGGCCAGATGCTGACAGGAGAAGATCGTTTCAGCCGAACCTTCGGCACCTTTGCCCCGGACATCGCCACCCTGCTCCCCCGATTACTTGAACACGATATACATATTACCGGAGAGAGCGACCGGGAATCCGGCACCTCAGGCATGTTGAAGATCCTGCTCCCGGGAGTACTTATCTTTGCGGGCTGGATGATCTTCAACAAGAAATTCACCTCTGAAAAATCAGGTGGCCGCCGCAGCTCTCGCTTTACACCCATTAAGGGAGAACGGGTTACCTTTGCTGATGTTGCCGGGATTAACGAGGCGAAAGAAGAACTCCAGGAAATTGTCGAGTTCCTGAAAAACCCTGCCAAATACAGTCGTCTTGGCGGACGTATTCCCAAAGGTGCCCTTCTTCAGGGGCCTCCCGGCACCGGAAAAACACTTCTTGCAAAGGCCATCGCCGGTGAGGCTTCGGTCGCCTTTTTTTCCATAGGTGGTTCTGACTTTGTTGAGATGTTCGCCGGTGTCGGTGCCTCACGGGTGCGGGAGTTGTTTGCCGAGGCAAAGAAGAACACACCCTGTCTGATCTTTATAGATGAGATTGATGCGATCGGCGGCCGACGTTCCGGTGGTGAGAGCTCCGGCGCCAGCGACGAACGAAACCAGACCCTGAACGCACTTTTAGTGGAAATGGACGGTTTCGGAACCAATGATACGGTTATCATGCTCGCCGCCACCAACAGACCCGACATCCTTGATCCTGCTCTGCTGCGCCCCGGTCGCTTTGATCGACAGATCACCCTCTCCCTCCCCGATGTCAAAGGGCGTCTCAAGATACTTGAAGTGCATGCCGGTAAAATTACCACTGCACAGGCGATTGATCTACCTGCCATAGCCCGATCAACCCCGGGTTTCAGTGGTGCGGAAATAGCCAATCTGGTCAACGAAGCAGCCCTCATGGCAGCCCGCTACAATAAAACAGAAGTGGACATGGATGACTTTGAGGAGGCCAAAGACAAGATCATAATGGGGCTTGAGCGTAAAAGTATCGTTCTCAGCGAACAGGATCGGCGTCTTACTGCCTACCATGAGGCAGGACATGCCATTGTCGGCCTCCTCATGGAAGAAACAGACCCCCTCCATAAAATCACCATTATCCCGCGGGGCCAGGCAATGGGTCTGACCCAGCAGCTCCCGCTGGATGATCGCCTCACGTACTCACGAGAATACCTGCTCAACCGTATCTCCATTCTCATGGGTGGAAGAGCTGCTGAAAGTCTCGTCTTCGGACGCATCACAACAGGTGCAAGCAACGACATCGCTCAGGCCACAGATATTGCCACCAGATTGATCTGTGAATGGGGCATGAGTGCCGAGCTCGGCCCTATTGCCTACCGTCGCAGCACGGACGACTTCCTCGGCAGCAGTGCTCAGAATACGGAACACAGCGAACTCACCGCCCAGCATATTGACAGGGAAATCAGCCGGATAATCGGTGACTGCTATGAACAGGCCGCGTCTTTACTCAAAAAGCACAACCGCTTTCTCCATACTCTTGCTGAAGTGCTGCTCCTCAACGAGACCATGGATGCCGAGGAAGTGGATATCGTCTACCGCAATTATCTGAATGAACAAGATCTTGAACACACT
- a CDS encoding IS1595 family transposase — MKGYDLPQNALLTSFQQLFTTEEQCIALLFSLRWPDGFICPLCKNRYADMPPQRNLLCPHCGNRTSLTSGTLLHGTKKTIQTWLRATWWFCLSPFGVSAKELQRLLDLSCYETAWSWLQKMRLAMAAADQRRCHGVVEISCDTITPAPERKKHAHILTALERAPAHDTVGRIRMRHIPVLNRQTLTGFLQETVQETSALMTSRQQILPLCHPGSSYTIFHLDQKSPAHIHSLHKSLEHSLHRVHRGGVAIKYLQQYLDEFCFRHNAALLPDRNAVFTALLTGLLNQPIQKHRCLQTTVTQEAMEPLS; from the coding sequence ATGAAAGGTTACGACCTCCCGCAAAACGCTCTGCTCACCTCCTTTCAGCAGCTCTTCACCACAGAAGAGCAATGCATTGCCTTGCTCTTTTCCCTGCGCTGGCCTGATGGGTTTATCTGTCCGCTTTGCAAAAATCGATATGCAGACATGCCGCCTCAACGGAACCTGCTCTGCCCCCACTGCGGCAACCGGACCTCACTGACAAGCGGTACACTTCTTCATGGCACCAAAAAAACAATACAGACATGGTTGCGCGCCACCTGGTGGTTTTGCCTTTCTCCCTTCGGCGTCAGTGCCAAAGAGCTGCAACGCCTCCTAGATCTCTCCTGTTATGAAACAGCCTGGAGCTGGTTGCAGAAAATGCGTCTTGCAATGGCTGCGGCCGATCAGAGGCGTTGCCATGGAGTCGTGGAGATCAGCTGTGACACCATAACGCCGGCACCCGAGCGCAAGAAGCATGCGCACATTCTGACCGCACTGGAAAGAGCGCCTGCCCATGACACTGTCGGACGAATACGCATGCGCCACATCCCTGTACTCAACAGACAAACGCTGACCGGTTTCCTGCAGGAGACCGTACAGGAAACCTCTGCTTTAATGACAAGCAGACAGCAGATACTGCCGCTGTGTCATCCCGGCAGTTCGTATACGATCTTCCATCTCGACCAGAAATCTCCAGCCCATATTCACAGTCTCCACAAAAGTCTGGAACACAGTCTCCATAGGGTGCACAGGGGAGGCGTTGCCATTAAATACCTGCAGCAGTATCTGGATGAATTCTGCTTTCGGCACAATGCCGCACTTCTGCCGGATCGCAATGCCGTGTTCACCGCACTGTTGACAGGTCTTCTCAATCAGCCGATCCAAAAACACCGCTGCCTTCAGACAACTGTTACTCAAGAAGCTATGGAGCCACTGTCATGA
- a CDS encoding sigma-54 dependent transcriptional regulator, which produces MKELEPGAAILVIDDEESLRNTFQFFLQNQGYSPVVTAATFEEAVREIGTRRYDLIISDIVLGGHTGIDVLKRTRELGLNCPVVMITGYPTVETAADAVRLGAFDYIPKPVDKETLLKTARLALKQYQLEEGQRRAEQERERNRAFLETVFKSVTDGIVTVNDNLDIMELNPAARLLLNELYPGLVDQRSIVPMCGLHTFSSLKKDLLYVLKTGQESTPTLCECDIEGGRKKVVSIAIAPLKDGAGGYEGAVMVLRDLTAPDPPQSGRRKQFHRFLGASDAMQAAYTLIENVGRLDLNVLITGESGTGKELAAEALHQESHRKNRPLVKVDCTAIPETLLESELFGHRKGSFTGADRDRMGRILQADGGTLFLDEIGDIPPMMQLRLLRFLQESTFYPVGQDMPLRVDVRVIAATNVNLKEKVQAGAFREDLYFRLRVIDVILPPLRERGEDILLLAHHFINEIAPKIDKNISGISDQAVQLLMGYHWPGNVRELKHVIERACVLCPGPTIATDHLSKEISHPVLPPVATSDADTDEGSQPHMAQPAAATELTPAECILQALQKSGGNKAKAARLLGIDRTTLYRRIRALQIDLSQIDT; this is translated from the coding sequence ATGAAAGAGCTCGAACCGGGCGCTGCTATTCTGGTGATCGATGACGAGGAGAGCCTGCGCAATACCTTTCAATTCTTCTTGCAGAATCAAGGGTACAGTCCGGTTGTCACAGCAGCCACCTTTGAAGAAGCCGTGCGTGAAATAGGTACCCGCCGCTATGATCTGATCATCAGCGACATAGTGCTCGGAGGCCACACCGGTATCGATGTGCTTAAACGGACCCGTGAACTGGGCCTCAACTGCCCGGTGGTCATGATAACCGGCTATCCAACGGTGGAAACAGCAGCTGACGCTGTACGGCTCGGGGCATTTGACTACATCCCCAAACCTGTGGACAAGGAGACCCTGCTCAAAACAGCACGGTTGGCCCTCAAGCAGTACCAGCTCGAGGAGGGGCAACGACGTGCGGAACAGGAACGAGAGCGCAACCGGGCCTTTCTTGAAACAGTTTTCAAAAGCGTGACCGACGGCATTGTGACTGTGAATGACAACCTCGACATCATGGAACTCAACCCCGCGGCCCGATTACTGCTGAACGAACTGTACCCGGGACTGGTCGATCAGCGAAGCATCGTGCCCATGTGCGGGTTACACACCTTTTCGTCCTTAAAAAAAGACCTGCTGTACGTTTTAAAGACCGGACAGGAGAGTACCCCCACACTGTGCGAATGCGATATTGAGGGCGGACGCAAAAAGGTGGTCAGCATAGCCATTGCTCCACTCAAAGACGGGGCCGGCGGATATGAGGGCGCAGTTATGGTCCTGCGGGATCTGACAGCGCCGGATCCTCCCCAGAGCGGGCGGCGCAAGCAGTTTCATCGTTTTCTTGGCGCCAGCGATGCCATGCAGGCAGCCTACACCTTGATTGAAAATGTCGGCAGGCTTGATCTGAACGTCCTGATCACCGGGGAATCAGGCACAGGGAAAGAGCTTGCCGCCGAGGCACTGCATCAGGAAAGTCATCGTAAAAATCGACCGCTGGTCAAGGTCGACTGTACTGCTATCCCTGAAACGCTTCTGGAGAGCGAACTTTTTGGTCACCGCAAGGGTTCTTTCACCGGAGCTGATCGTGATCGCATGGGCCGGATCCTCCAGGCCGATGGCGGCACTCTTTTCCTTGATGAAATTGGAGATATCCCCCCAATGATGCAACTGCGACTCCTGCGTTTTCTGCAGGAGAGCACCTTTTATCCTGTCGGCCAGGATATGCCGCTCCGGGTGGATGTCAGGGTGATTGCCGCCACCAACGTCAATCTCAAAGAAAAGGTACAGGCCGGAGCTTTTCGGGAAGATCTCTACTTTCGCCTCCGTGTCATCGATGTCATCCTCCCACCCCTGCGAGAAAGGGGGGAGGATATTCTCCTGCTCGCACACCATTTCATCAATGAAATCGCCCCGAAGATCGATAAAAACATCAGCGGCATCTCTGATCAGGCTGTGCAGCTGCTGATGGGCTATCACTGGCCGGGCAATGTGCGGGAGCTCAAACACGTCATTGAGCGAGCCTGCGTGCTCTGTCCGGGGCCCACAATCGCCACGGATCATCTCTCAAAGGAAATCAGTCATCCTGTGTTACCTCCGGTAGCAACTTCCGATGCCGATACCGATGAAGGATCTCAACCCCATATGGCACAACCGGCAGCAGCAACGGAACTCACACCTGCTGAGTGTATTCTTCAAGCTCTTCAGAAAAGTGGTGGCAACAAGGCCAAAGCCGCCCGCCTGCTCGGCATCGATCGCACTACACTCTACCGCAGAATCCGGGCGTTGCAAATCGACCTCTCACAAATCGACACCTGA
- a CDS encoding PAS domain-containing protein yields MPEHTKLIGQLAVLFLVAAILLLLMDRQMLIGPEDLKQWPFALLSLLLMIGLFLIVAYLAYSQTSRAETALNNVQRLLTETERELSATKENLEQRVERRTFEISVANASLNREIAERIQAEAETARIKRRMELILESAGEGIFGLDINGKVTFVNKAAALMIGWEPEDLVGKSHHDLIHHTQVDGAPYPVDQCPIHQAYRDGKVHFGRDEIFWRRDGASFPVEYISTPILDGSRLTGAVVVFRDLATFPRPLTPGEKS; encoded by the coding sequence ATGCCTGAACACACAAAGTTGATCGGTCAACTGGCGGTACTGTTTCTTGTTGCTGCAATTCTGTTGCTGCTGATGGACCGCCAGATGCTCATTGGGCCGGAAGATCTCAAACAATGGCCGTTTGCACTGCTGTCACTTCTGCTCATGATCGGTTTATTTCTGATTGTCGCCTATCTGGCCTATTCCCAGACAAGCCGGGCAGAAACAGCACTTAACAATGTACAGCGACTGTTAACCGAGACCGAACGGGAACTTTCCGCCACCAAAGAAAACCTTGAACAGCGAGTGGAACGAAGGACCTTTGAAATCTCTGTTGCCAATGCCTCGCTCAACCGTGAAATTGCAGAACGCATCCAGGCTGAAGCTGAAACCGCCAGAATAAAACGACGCATGGAACTCATTCTTGAGTCTGCAGGTGAAGGGATCTTTGGTCTTGATATCAACGGTAAGGTGACCTTTGTCAACAAAGCGGCCGCCCTGATGATCGGATGGGAACCTGAAGATCTGGTCGGGAAATCACATCATGATTTAATCCATCATACTCAGGTTGACGGCGCCCCGTATCCGGTTGATCAATGTCCGATTCACCAGGCGTATCGTGACGGAAAGGTCCATTTCGGACGTGATGAAATTTTCTGGCGAAGAGACGGCGCCAGTTTTCCTGTCGAGTACATCAGTACGCCAATCCTCGACGGTAGTCGCCTGACCGGAGCAGTGGTGGTGTTTCGTGATCTGGCCACCTTCCCCCGACCTCTGACCCCAGGAGAAAAATCATGA
- a CDS encoding PAS domain S-box protein: MDTKTIEQYVEHYKLLREIGELQVESVADDTVFLTRCCSLLLKASKYPLIWVAQSTPEGQIVPVTIVAQAGLPASQSRELILDCLQNPFFTDILTKITAQTEPVISELNTPTNNRSLHLPATMTDGFSWGSWPLVHNQKSYGILNIFSTGVSPFKGIEFDFISSITATISRALSLRHATRHLRLEHDFNCEIVQTVQALLVSLSPCGEILSFNPTAEEVTGYTESEVKGRFWVDVLIRPEKRAESQNKFSKVLQDGHSEMNFQAELLTRTGETRMIEWHGSIRPDIERGKVGLVLFGIDITNKLAADQALNHALAKWENIFSSVQDPALIVSTQGLIIDVNPATVAAARKPREALVGKEVCEILHGNRRPGAICPLEVLLSQNKSRIFETELQGLRGNFLLTVSPLRDNGGLSGAILLLARDMTEEQQMKAEALRAAQLASVGELAAGVAHEINNPINGIINYAQILLDSEQAETNAHFLHCIIKEGKRIAGITKNLLDFSRDREQTAEPVDVPTLFRHCIELIRHQYLIDGITLSEDYAENLPLAFCNAQQLQQVFFNVFSNARYALNERYPCTHADKLIAIAAFPKQRNRQNFIRITVTDYGTGIEHDLMDRLMDPFFSTKSKGEGTGLGLSISHNLVRENKGYLRIKSQWRKWTTVIIDLPAAKENARQHA; this comes from the coding sequence ATGGATACCAAAACAATAGAACAGTATGTCGAACACTATAAACTGCTGCGGGAAATCGGCGAGTTGCAGGTCGAATCCGTTGCCGACGACACCGTCTTTCTGACCCGGTGTTGCAGCTTACTGTTGAAGGCTTCCAAGTACCCACTGATATGGGTGGCACAGAGTACTCCTGAAGGGCAGATCGTACCGGTCACCATTGTTGCTCAGGCCGGATTACCTGCCAGTCAATCTCGTGAGCTGATTCTCGATTGCCTGCAAAACCCTTTCTTTACCGACATCTTAACCAAAATCACGGCCCAGACAGAGCCTGTTATCAGTGAACTGAACACACCAACCAATAACCGGTCATTGCATCTGCCGGCAACCATGACAGACGGCTTTTCCTGGGGCTCATGGCCGCTTGTTCATAATCAGAAAAGCTATGGAATCCTCAACATCTTTTCAACAGGCGTATCACCTTTTAAGGGTATTGAGTTTGACTTTATCTCCAGTATAACGGCAACCATATCCCGAGCGCTATCACTTCGTCATGCTACCCGTCATCTTCGCCTGGAACATGACTTTAACTGTGAAATAGTGCAGACGGTGCAGGCGTTGCTGGTCTCCCTTTCCCCCTGCGGAGAGATTCTCTCCTTCAACCCCACGGCGGAGGAGGTCACAGGTTATACCGAATCAGAGGTAAAGGGTAGATTCTGGGTGGATGTCCTTATCAGACCTGAAAAACGAGCAGAGAGTCAGAACAAATTCTCCAAGGTGCTGCAAGATGGTCATTCTGAAATGAACTTTCAGGCTGAGCTCCTCACCCGGACCGGTGAGACACGAATGATTGAATGGCATGGATCTATTCGCCCGGATATAGAGCGAGGCAAGGTAGGACTGGTGCTATTCGGTATAGATATCACCAATAAACTTGCTGCCGACCAGGCGCTCAATCATGCTCTTGCCAAGTGGGAAAACATCTTTTCCTCGGTCCAGGACCCGGCCTTAATCGTCTCCACCCAGGGACTCATCATTGATGTCAACCCGGCCACGGTAGCAGCGGCGCGCAAACCAAGGGAAGCACTGGTTGGCAAAGAGGTTTGTGAGATTCTGCATGGCAACCGGCGTCCAGGGGCAATCTGCCCGCTGGAAGTGCTGCTCAGCCAGAATAAAAGTCGTATTTTTGAGACGGAACTCCAGGGCTTGCGGGGCAACTTTCTTCTGACGGTCAGCCCGCTCCGGGACAATGGCGGCCTTTCAGGTGCTATTCTGCTGCTTGCACGTGACATGACGGAAGAACAGCAGATGAAGGCGGAAGCGCTGCGTGCCGCTCAACTGGCTTCGGTTGGTGAGCTGGCCGCCGGTGTGGCCCATGAAATCAACAACCCCATCAACGGTATTATCAACTATGCCCAGATCCTGCTTGACTCAGAGCAGGCCGAAACCAACGCACATTTTCTCCACTGCATCATCAAGGAGGGAAAACGCATTGCCGGTATCACCAAAAACCTGCTCGATTTCTCCCGCGACCGTGAGCAAACCGCTGAACCGGTCGATGTGCCGACCCTGTTTCGTCACTGCATCGAACTGATCCGGCATCAGTATCTCATTGATGGTATCACCTTGTCGGAGGACTATGCAGAGAATCTGCCCCTGGCATTTTGCAATGCCCAGCAGCTTCAGCAGGTTTTTTTCAACGTCTTCAGCAATGCCCGCTACGCCCTGAATGAGCGTTACCCATGCACACATGCCGACAAACTCATTGCCATCGCCGCCTTTCCTAAACAACGTAACCGGCAGAACTTTATCCGTATCACCGTTACCGACTACGGTACCGGCATTGAACACGATCTCATGGATCGGTTGATGGACCCCTTTTTCTCAACAAAATCAAAAGGAGAAGGGACCGGACTCGGTTTGAGTATCAGCCACAATCTGGTCCGCGAAAACAAGGGCTATTTACGTATAAAAAGCCAGTGGAGAAAATGGACCACAGTTATCATAGATTTACCAGCTGCAAAGGAGAATGCGAGACAACATGCCTGA
- a CDS encoding acyl-CoA carboxylase subunit beta has product MDTQYQATLETLERLRAESVSAGGVQQIETQHRKGKLSARERLDLLLDEGTFEEFDVLKVGRGSSLGGVKNYLGDGVITGHGSIDGREVFVFSQDFTILGGSLGEAHAQKICKVMDLAVKVGAPIIGLNDSGGARIQEGVDALAAYGEIFHRNVRASGVVPQISCVMGTCAGGAVYSPSITDFVFMVEDSSYMFVTGPSVVKTVTHQDITSEDLGGAKIHAGASGVAHFTVHNDVLALREVRRLISYLPSNNRLQAPILDLSDAPDRTDPVLDYLIPSNSNQTYDMNVLIHSILDGAEFMEVHAGFARNIICGFGRLGGQTVGLVANQPAVLAGVLDIDASVKAGRFVRFCDSFNIPLISLVDVPGFMPGPDQEHGGIIRHGAKLLYAFTEATVPRVSVIIRKAYGGAYLVMNSKHIHCDVNYAWPTAEIAVMGPKGAAEVIYRKEIYAAEDPEAVLDEKMEEYRRTFANPFLAAQRGYIDDVIFPRDTRSHLIRTLQMLDSKKTKGPDRKHGNIPL; this is encoded by the coding sequence ATGGACACACAATACCAGGCTACCTTGGAAACTTTGGAGAGGCTGCGTGCGGAATCTGTTTCTGCCGGCGGAGTTCAGCAGATAGAGACTCAGCACCGTAAGGGGAAGTTGAGCGCCCGGGAGCGTCTTGATTTACTCCTTGATGAAGGCACTTTTGAGGAATTCGATGTTCTGAAGGTCGGCCGCGGCAGCAGTCTCGGAGGCGTAAAGAACTATCTGGGTGACGGTGTTATTACCGGCCATGGCTCCATTGACGGTCGTGAAGTTTTTGTCTTCAGTCAGGATTTCACCATTCTTGGCGGCTCCCTGGGGGAGGCCCATGCGCAGAAGATCTGCAAGGTTATGGACCTGGCCGTTAAAGTCGGGGCACCTATCATAGGCCTCAACGATTCGGGAGGAGCCCGTATTCAGGAAGGTGTCGACGCCCTGGCCGCCTACGGTGAAATTTTTCATCGGAATGTCCGAGCCAGCGGAGTGGTCCCTCAGATTTCCTGCGTTATGGGGACCTGTGCCGGCGGTGCGGTGTATAGTCCGTCAATCACTGATTTTGTGTTCATGGTTGAGGACTCGTCCTATATGTTTGTGACCGGTCCCTCTGTGGTTAAAACCGTTACGCACCAGGATATCACCTCTGAGGATCTTGGCGGAGCTAAAATCCATGCGGGTGCCAGTGGAGTCGCCCATTTTACTGTGCATAATGATGTGCTGGCTCTTCGGGAGGTACGGAGGCTGATCAGTTATCTCCCCTCCAATAACCGTTTGCAGGCCCCCATTCTGGATCTCAGTGATGCGCCTGACCGGACTGATCCGGTTCTTGATTATCTGATTCCGAGCAACTCCAACCAGACCTATGACATGAACGTGCTGATTCATTCCATTCTCGACGGCGCAGAGTTCATGGAGGTTCATGCAGGTTTTGCCCGTAATATTATCTGTGGTTTCGGTCGTCTTGGTGGTCAGACCGTAGGGCTTGTCGCCAATCAACCGGCGGTGCTGGCCGGGGTTCTTGATATCGATGCCTCGGTCAAGGCCGGCCGTTTTGTCCGTTTTTGTGATTCTTTCAATATTCCGCTGATTTCTCTTGTTGATGTACCCGGCTTTATGCCCGGGCCTGATCAGGAACATGGCGGTATTATACGGCACGGTGCCAAACTGCTCTATGCCTTCACCGAGGCAACAGTGCCGAGGGTTTCTGTGATCATTCGTAAGGCCTACGGCGGTGCTTATCTGGTTATGAACTCCAAGCACATTCATTGTGATGTCAACTATGCCTGGCCCACAGCTGAGATCGCAGTGATGGGGCCTAAAGGGGCAGCCGAGGTGATTTACCGCAAGGAGATTTATGCAGCTGAAGATCCGGAGGCAGTGCTTGATGAAAAAATGGAAGAGTATCGCCGCACTTTTGCCAACCCGTTTTTGGCAGCGCAACGAGGGTATATCGATGATGTTATCTTCCCTCGTGATACTCGGTCACATCTCATCCGTACCTTGCAGATGCTTGACAGCAAGAAGACAAAAGGCCCGGATCGTAAACACGGAAACATTCCCCTGTGA
- a CDS encoding acetyl/propionyl/methylcrotonyl-CoA carboxylase subunit alpha, whose protein sequence is MFEKILIANRGEIAIRIIRTCNRLGIQTVAVYSDADNRSLHRHLADEAVHIGESQSQQSYLDIDKIIAAAKATGAQAVHPGYGFLSEKADFARAVQEAGLVFIGPPVEAVDVMGDKITSKELAKNAGVPVIPGHIEAVKDEEDALAVAEEIGYPVLLKPAAGGGGKGMRIVREPEQMKEALEASRKETLKAFNDTRVFVERYIEQPRHIEIQILADSQGHVVHLGERECSIQRRYQKVVEESPSPVVSADLRTRMGKAACDLARQAKYVNAGTVEFVMDAHHNFYFLEMNTRLQVEHPVTEMITGLDLVELQLRIAAGEPLPFDQSGVTFKGWAIEARICAEDPARGFIPSTGMITRYAAPRGSGIRVDSGVNIGGKIDVYYDSMLAKVICHGKTREDARRLLIESLNGYHIEGVSTNIDFVTSVICLPEFAEGALTTGFIDQHFEGGISKRSPSLQYLQLAALAATLIYHTRTVAVRESLRHMVSTIGGKRDMGRTHHYRVRSHEDLFEVVLEGTPVSGEVCTIRVDGSTHKVEIPVFEFFRRRLKLVINGLPYRFRIRFQDSFIFMSFNGISRLFEVYTPKEWTMMQYMPKKADKLLDNVLVCPMPGLVVDVLAQKGERVFRGQNLVVLESMKMESGVASPVDGIITEVLVNKGQAVEADQVLIKFEVM, encoded by the coding sequence ATGTTTGAAAAGATACTGATCGCTAACCGTGGTGAAATTGCCATCCGCATCATCCGGACCTGCAATCGTTTGGGGATTCAGACTGTGGCGGTATATTCCGATGCTGACAACAGAAGCCTCCATAGACATCTGGCCGACGAGGCTGTTCATATAGGCGAATCCCAATCGCAACAATCGTATCTGGACATAGATAAGATCATCGCAGCAGCAAAGGCCACCGGAGCACAGGCCGTTCATCCGGGCTATGGTTTTCTCTCGGAAAAGGCTGATTTTGCCCGGGCGGTCCAAGAGGCCGGACTGGTCTTTATCGGCCCGCCTGTGGAGGCGGTTGATGTTATGGGAGATAAGATCACCTCCAAGGAACTGGCCAAGAATGCCGGAGTACCGGTTATTCCAGGACATATCGAGGCTGTCAAAGATGAGGAGGATGCACTGGCTGTTGCCGAAGAAATCGGCTACCCCGTTCTTCTGAAGCCTGCTGCCGGTGGTGGCGGCAAGGGGATGCGTATTGTTCGCGAACCGGAACAGATGAAGGAGGCGCTTGAAGCCAGTCGGAAGGAAACACTGAAAGCGTTTAATGATACACGAGTATTTGTTGAACGATATATTGAGCAACCTCGGCACATCGAGATTCAGATCTTGGCTGACAGTCAAGGCCATGTTGTTCATCTCGGTGAACGCGAATGTTCAATTCAACGCCGGTATCAAAAGGTGGTGGAAGAATCGCCTTCGCCGGTTGTCTCCGCGGATCTGCGCACGCGGATGGGAAAGGCTGCCTGCGATTTGGCCCGACAAGCCAAATACGTTAATGCAGGCACTGTCGAGTTTGTCATGGATGCGCACCACAACTTCTATTTCCTGGAGATGAACACCCGTCTCCAGGTTGAGCACCCTGTGACCGAGATGATAACAGGGCTTGATCTGGTGGAGTTGCAGCTCCGTATTGCGGCCGGAGAACCATTACCGTTTGATCAGAGTGGAGTCACCTTCAAAGGTTGGGCTATAGAGGCGCGCATCTGTGCCGAGGATCCGGCTCGGGGTTTTATTCCTTCCACAGGCATGATAACTCGGTACGCTGCTCCTCGCGGTAGCGGGATCCGTGTGGATAGTGGCGTTAATATCGGTGGCAAGATCGATGTGTACTACGATTCTATGCTGGCCAAAGTGATCTGCCACGGGAAAACCCGAGAAGACGCCCGACGTCTGTTGATCGAGTCTCTTAACGGCTATCATATCGAAGGTGTATCAACCAACATTGATTTTGTTACCAGTGTGATCTGCCTGCCCGAGTTTGCTGAAGGCGCCCTGACCACCGGCTTTATTGATCAGCATTTTGAAGGAGGAATTTCAAAGCGTTCACCATCACTGCAGTACTTGCAGTTAGCAGCCTTGGCAGCAACACTGATTTACCACACGCGGACCGTTGCTGTACGTGAATCTCTCCGGCACATGGTGTCCACTATCGGGGGTAAACGTGACATGGGAAGAACACACCATTACCGGGTGCGATCTCATGAAGATTTGTTTGAGGTGGTGCTGGAGGGGACACCGGTCAGTGGAGAGGTCTGTACTATTCGCGTAGACGGTAGTACACATAAGGTTGAAATTCCGGTATTTGAATTCTTCCGGCGCCGACTGAAACTGGTTATCAACGGCTTGCCCTATCGTTTTCGTATCCGGTTTCAGGATTCATTCATTTTTATGAGTTTCAACGGCATCTCTCGGCTTTTTGAAGTGTATACGCCGAAAGAGTGGACCATGATGCAGTACATGCCGAAGAAAGCCGATAAACTGCTCGACAACGTTTTGGTCTGCCCAATGCCTGGGTTGGTTGTGGACGTGCTGGCTCAAAAGGGTGAGCGTGTTTTCCGCGGTCAGAACCTGGTGGTGCTTGAGTCCATGAAGATGGAGAGCGGCGTTGCCTCGCCGGTGGACGGTATTATCACTGAAGTGCTGGTCAATAAGGGGCAGGCAGTGGAGGCTGATCAGGTCCTTATCAAGTTTGAAGTGATGTAA